In the Triticum aestivum cultivar Chinese Spring chromosome 2B, IWGSC CS RefSeq v2.1, whole genome shotgun sequence genome, GAGGCCAATGGAGCCATGCAAATCTGGCGATCGAGGGCGCCGGCGACCTGCAAGCTGTTCGCATGGTTGGCAGCTAGGGAGAGGTGCTGGACGGCAGACAGGCTTGCGCGACGACAACTACCACATCCCCCTGCTTGTCCATTCTGTGACCAAGCGCCAGAAACAATCAATCACATCTTGCTTGGCTGCGTCTTTGCGAGGCAAGTGTGGCTGACCATCCTTGATCACTGGGACAAACATATCTGGCTACCAAGCGTGGATGCTAGTCTGATGGAATGGTGGTCCTCCGTACACCCACAACCAAAGCTCAGGAAGGAGACCTGGACTGTAATTGCTCTGGTTGCATGGATGTTGTGAAAGCATAGGAATGAGGTCGTGTTTGATGGAGCCACTCCTTCCACGAGTGAGCTTCTCAGGAAGATCGAGTTGGAAGGGCAAGATTGGAGGGCGGCTGGCCTTCTGCGCGAGGCAAAATCGCTCCCGATTAGAGTAGATGAGTGGGCCAGTAGTGAGTAATTCGCATGTCGAGTTTTGGCTATGCTAGCCGTGGATAAGTTGTAAAACTTTTTGCCTTTCTAGGCTTTTTCTATCTATGATCTCGATACGTCAAGCTTTGACGTATCCTTGAAAAAAAAAGATTTTTCAGTGTTCCAGACGTTGAATACTACAGCGAATTCGGATAACGCATACCCATCAGCATAGCAGGGAGGCAAGGTATGCATGCTCATACAGCAAGCCAAGCATGCACACAGCCACACATGATACATGGCCCCTTCATCACTTCTGAATTATTAGCGCATACATACACACACGATCACGTCTTGCCACGAGGGAACCACTGATCACTAGCCCTTACTTGGCGTTGACGAACCTGCAGTCCTTCCTGACCTCCCCCTGCCCGCCGGTGAGCGGCCCGTTCTCCGACATCCTCACCAGCGCCGCCGCGAACGTCTCACCAAAGTACCCGTTATCAGCCGCCATCTTCTTCACGAACGGCGCGGTGCGCGGGTCGGACGCGAGCCGCTGGTCCACGAGCAGCAGCCCCCGGCCTTTCAGCAGGTTCTTGTGGTACATGTTGTCGAGCACCATGGGCGTGGCGCGGTCGTTGCGCGCGTACGCCACGTCGCGGGTGTCCTCCCTCGCGTCCGCCGTCGGGCACCGGCCCCGCAGGTACGCGCCGTACGCCGGCTCGATGCCGCCGTCCACCGCCGGGTACAGCCTGGCCACCAGGTTGTTGCAGTGGACGCGGCCCACCGAATGCGCGCCCAGCAGCGCCACCACGGCCTCCGCGTCCAGCCCCATGGCCGCGAACCGGGCCAGCACCGCCGACACCGTGTCGTTGTGGTTCGGGATGTACCGCTCCACCTCGCCGTACTGGCTCTCCATGGCGTCCCGCCGCCCCGTCCGCATCGGGATCGCGGCCGGCCCGCCCAGCATGGCCGCGCCGTCCCGGGCGGTCAGCGCGAGGAGGTCCGCGCAGGAGACGGTGCCCGGGCACTCGCGCTCCAGCGCCGACTTGATGGCGCCCACGTACTTGAAGTTGCGCATGCCGAAGCTCCTCGGGGAGGCCTGCTCGGAGACGAGGCCCGTGGCGGCGTCGGTCTCCAGGAGCAGCGAGGCGTCGCAGGACTTGACGGTGCAGTCGTGGAAGAGGGCCCGGAGCCACGACACGGCCGTGTTGCCGTGTTCCTCGTACAGGCTCCTCACCTGCTCCTTCACGATCTGCTCCGCCCTCGGGCAGATCTCGGAGTAGTAGTTCAGCCTCAGACCACCGCCGCCATTGCCATTAGCGGCAGCATTCCCTGCCATGGCAGCAGATTAGGCAAACCGTCTGGAAGGTCTACTACTCGAGTCGAGATTGATAATCGTGCATTTCAGACGGAAATTGAGGTAGGAAATATGCAGATGGTAGCTTACGAGCAGTGAAGCAGCACAAGAGGAGCAGTGCAGATGCCACCGGCACTAGGCTTGAGCTGAGACCCATCTTCAGTTCACCCTGCCTTGCAAATATCCAAGGTGCTCAACCCGCTCTCATATCATATCGTTCTTATAGCCTAGGCGCCAAGTGGGAGGGAAGTGGGCATAAGTGAGTGGTTGACTGAAAGTGACACCATTGGAGATGGCCTCAAGTTTCAAGTACTCCATCCATGAAAACGCAGTTACTTCCTGGCTGACCGACACAAATTAAGGTTGGAAGTGCAGTCGTAACAGAAACCCAAGTCATAAACTTGGTTGAATGCGATTAATCAAGTTTCTGCAAGAGGGGCCTTACTTGTCAGTTGCTGAAACAAAAACAGCGGCCAGTTCGATGCCGTCCCTACCACCGTCCTGAATTTGACATGCACCACCATCTTACTCCATTTTCAGTCAAGAGATCTGCAGTGTATATGTGGTTGAATGAAACCGCCGAAATGAATGCATCCATCGGTTACCTGACTTGGTTTCTTCCACCTCAACTTACACCCTGCAACTTCGACCCAATAAACTTCGCAACAGA is a window encoding:
- the LOC123040476 gene encoding peroxidase 21; translation: MGLSSSLVPVASALLLLCCFTARNAAANGNGGGGLRLNYYSEICPRAEQIVKEQVRSLYEEHGNTAVSWLRALFHDCTVKSCDASLLLETDAATGLVSEQASPRSFGMRNFKYVGAIKSALERECPGTVSCADLLALTARDGAAMLGGPAAIPMRTGRRDAMESQYGEVERYIPNHNDTVSAVLARFAAMGLDAEAVVALLGAHSVGRVHCNNLVARLYPAVDGGIEPAYGAYLRGRCPTADAREDTRDVAYARNDRATPMVLDNMYHKNLLKGRGLLLVDQRLASDPRTAPFVKKMAADNGYFGETFAAALVRMSENGPLTGGQGEVRKDCRFVNAK